In a genomic window of Terriglobia bacterium:
- a CDS encoding acetate/propionate family kinase, producing the protein MKLANPRILTINGGSSSIKFALFEAGDSLQRILEGAIERIGLPQATLRAKGLKQADNYSRPVTAPDHTAAVGVLMNWIEERSGPDALTAVGHRVVHGGPKYSQPQRITAEIVEELRWLSPFDPEHLPEEILLTEAFHRRFPDLPQVACFDTAFHHDLPRVARLLPIPRRYEARGVRRYGFHGLSYAFLMEELARLAGSAAAQGRVILAHLGNGASLAAVREGKSVDTSMSFTPTAGVPMSTRSGDLDPGLIWYLGNSESLDAKRLNEMVNFQSGLLGVSETSSDMRDLLERETQDVRAAEAVALFCYQVKKWIGAFAAALGGLDALVFAGGIGENAPTVRARICDGLGFLGIELEEKQNAANAGVISAAAGRVVVRVIRTDEERMIAKTVCRVLGLG; encoded by the coding sequence ATGAAACTGGCTAACCCACGCATACTGACGATCAATGGCGGCTCGTCGAGTATCAAGTTCGCGCTGTTCGAGGCCGGTGACTCGCTGCAACGGATTCTGGAGGGCGCGATCGAGCGGATAGGACTGCCGCAGGCGACCTTGCGAGCGAAAGGCTTGAAACAGGCGGACAACTACTCGCGGCCGGTGACGGCGCCGGATCACACCGCGGCGGTGGGCGTTCTGATGAATTGGATCGAGGAACGCAGCGGGCCTGATGCATTGACCGCGGTGGGGCATCGCGTGGTGCATGGCGGACCGAAGTATAGCCAGCCGCAGCGAATCACTGCGGAAATAGTTGAGGAGCTGCGCTGGCTCAGTCCATTCGATCCTGAGCATCTGCCGGAGGAGATCCTGTTGACCGAAGCGTTTCATCGCCGATTTCCCGATCTGCCGCAAGTGGCGTGTTTTGACACGGCCTTTCACCATGACCTGCCGCGCGTAGCTCGATTGTTGCCGATCCCGCGCCGCTACGAAGCGCGGGGGGTGCGCCGGTACGGGTTTCACGGGTTGTCGTATGCGTTTCTCATGGAAGAACTGGCCCGCCTGGCCGGATCGGCAGCGGCACAAGGCCGGGTCATCCTCGCCCACCTCGGCAATGGCGCGAGCCTGGCGGCGGTGCGTGAAGGCAAATCCGTGGACACGAGCATGAGTTTTACCCCGACCGCCGGGGTGCCGATGAGTACCCGTTCCGGCGACCTCGATCCTGGGCTGATTTGGTATCTGGGAAACTCCGAGAGCCTGGATGCGAAGCGACTCAACGAGATGGTCAATTTCCAGTCTGGCCTCCTCGGCGTGTCGGAGACCAGTTCCGATATGCGCGATTTGCTGGAGCGCGAAACCCAGGACGTGCGTGCCGCGGAAGCGGTCGCGCTGTTTTGCTACCAGGTCAAGAAATGGATCGGCGCATTTGCCGCCGCGCTCGGCGGACTCGACGCGCTGGTGTTCGCTGGTGGCATCGGAGAGAACGCGCCCACGGTCCGCGCCCGAATTTGCGACGGGCTGGGATTCCTTGGAATCGAACTGGAAGAAAAGCAGAACGCGGCCAATGCGGGCGTGATTTCTGCGGCGGCCGGCCGGGTCGTGGTCCGCGTCATACGTACGGATGAAGAGCGCATGATCGCCAAGACGGTTTGCCGCGTCCTCGGTCTAGGCTGA
- a CDS encoding UBP-type zinc finger domain-containing protein — MSCKHTDQIKITATDKHVCEDCVKTGDTWVHLRLCLSCGHVGCCDSSKNKHATKHFKSSHHPLIRSIEPGESWLWCYVDQMSPGELDAA; from the coding sequence ATGTCCTGCAAGCACACCGACCAGATCAAGATCACCGCCACCGACAAGCACGTCTGCGAGGATTGCGTGAAGACCGGCGACACCTGGGTTCACCTGCGCCTCTGCCTCTCCTGCGGACACGTCGGCTGCTGCGACTCCTCGAAGAACAAGCACGCGACTAAACACTTCAAGTCTTCGCACCACCCGCTGATCCGCTCCATCGAACCGGGCGAATCCTGGCTGTGGTGCTACGTGGACCAGATGTCACCGGGAGAACTGGACGCGGCCTAG
- a CDS encoding metallophosphoesterase, whose amino-acid sequence MLHQAALGSHLNRSLPLTALIRRFLFLLIAGTMLLPSSGFAAIAPIILSFSAKPTSIALGSSSKLSWLVWNATSVSIDHGIGTVASSGSVSVSPTVTTTYTLTATGPGGTKTAKATVAIAAPTASFSAKPTTIALGGSSTLSWSVTNATSVSIDNGIGAVASSGSVSVSPAVTTAYTLTATGPGGTKTAKATVTIAAPTVSFSAQPASIAPGSSSTLSWSVTNATSVSIDNGIGTVASSGSVSVSPTVTTTYTLTATGPGGTKTAKVTVKVAVVVPTVSFSAQPASIALGGSSTLSWSVTNATSVSIDNGIGAVASSGSLSVSPAVTTTYTLTATGPGGTKTAKVTVTVAVVVPTVSFSAQPTSIAPGESSTLSWSVANATSVSIDNGIGAVASSGSLLVSPTVTTTYTLTATGPGGTKTATATVAIAAPTVSFSAQPTSIAPGESSTLSWSVTNATSVSIDNGIGTVASSGSVSVSPTVTTTYTLTATGPGGTKTATATVSILVPTVSFGANPTSILAGGFSTLSWSVTYATSVSIDNGIGAVDSSGSKTVSPTVTTTYTLTATGDGGTATGKATVTVVPATIVKGNAAKGWQRLGTAVKATVNTFEDSLVVACVMMNSKTPNSTVTGLSPNLGWKRVGGPALMAANGALELWAGYTASALTNQPITARLSSAGNAADGAMVVQSYRRTASNPAHPLAGITNVVSKVSPNSTSSSVTLPSSGHSNSLPIGCGGIDGEETPSFTAGSGYTFDATTNDTYWVSGGIETANALRGAPSDMIVSFTYPSGGRNGYIIGAELIDASYATDVGLVPPTVTFTATPARIAPGETATLTWSTMDATAVSIDHAIGAVERAGSLGVTPTISTTYTMTATGAGGSIGVPLAVVVTNPTPAAAACTDNSFTFVSYSDNYSGLDYGLTRIFSEMRSYDPNVRLLATNGDTDPFQRVRGDIDTGLNSRVNCGATVYPWFPVPGNHDIEVQAQMDWWAANWATNWTTDAASSAIAKQLPGLTNFRRGPLQTLKSTGALFTVDPGTTYSFDYKGAHFVFLNDYEFNDASMDTNAGVWDVNGAATSNPANSQLDWLEEDLTLNTQPLTFVFSHVGLMAPPYLGPEIPVVWSEHNSAFHTVELASVLSQHNVTAIFRGHDHVASRELIDGNEVVVYRRDFPDTANDPARPYGDPAAWQPLQVPGRVWQIDDGSVYNEMGSYVITQITPTGVTFSIYYWTSSTTPTFLWDTWTVPLPQ is encoded by the coding sequence ATGTTGCATCAAGCGGCCCTGGGGTCTCACCTTAATCGTTCGCTCCCGCTCACAGCTCTCATCCGGAGATTTCTCTTTCTGCTGATCGCCGGAACAATGCTGCTGCCATCGTCTGGGTTCGCCGCGATCGCTCCAATAATTCTTTCCTTCAGCGCAAAGCCAACCTCGATCGCGCTGGGAAGCTCCTCGAAGCTGAGCTGGTTGGTGTGGAACGCGACGTCGGTCAGCATTGATCACGGGATTGGCACGGTGGCAAGTTCCGGGAGCGTGTCGGTGTCCCCGACGGTGACCACGACCTACACTCTAACCGCGACCGGCCCCGGCGGAACGAAGACTGCCAAGGCGACCGTAGCAATCGCTGCGCCAACCGCTTCCTTCAGCGCAAAACCAACTACGATCGCGCTGGGAGGCTCCTCGACGCTGAGTTGGTCGGTGACCAACGCGACCTCGGTCAGCATTGATAACGGGATTGGCGCGGTGGCAAGTTCCGGGAGCGTGTCGGTGTCCCCGGCGGTGACTACGGCTTACACGCTAACCGCGACCGGCCCCGGCGGAACCAAGACTGCCAAGGCGACCGTAACAATCGCCGCTCCAACCGTTTCCTTCAGCGCCCAGCCAGCTTCGATTGCGCCAGGAAGCTCCTCGACGCTGAGCTGGTCGGTGACGAACGCGACCTCGGTCAGCATCGATAACGGGATTGGCACGGTCGCAAGCTCCGGGAGCGTGTCGGTGTCCCCGACGGTGACCACGACTTACACGCTAACCGCGACCGGCCCAGGCGGAACCAAGACTGCCAAGGTGACGGTGAAAGTCGCAGTCGTTGTTCCAACCGTTTCCTTCAGCGCACAGCCAGCTTCGATTGCCCTGGGGGGCTCCTCGACGCTGAGTTGGTCGGTGACGAACGCGACCTCGGTCAGCATCGATAATGGAATTGGCGCGGTGGCGAGTTCCGGGAGCCTGTCGGTGTCTCCGGCGGTGACCACGACCTACACGCTAACCGCCACCGGCCCAGGCGGAACCAAGACTGCCAAGGTGACGGTGACAGTCGCAGTCGTCGTTCCAACCGTTTCCTTCAGCGCCCAGCCAACCTCAATCGCACCCGGAGAGTCCTCGACGCTGAGTTGGTCGGTGGCGAACGCGACCTCAGTCAGCATTGATAACGGAATTGGTGCGGTGGCAAGTTCCGGGAGCCTGTTGGTTTCCCCGACGGTGACCACGACGTACACGCTAACCGCCACCGGCCCCGGCGGAACCAAGACTGCCACGGCGACCGTAGCAATCGCGGCGCCAACCGTTTCCTTCAGCGCACAGCCAACTTCGATCGCACCAGGAGAGTCCTCGACGCTGAGTTGGTCGGTGACGAATGCGACCTCAGTTAGCATTGATAACGGGATTGGCACGGTGGCAAGTTCCGGGAGCGTGTCGGTTTCGCCGACGGTGACCACGACCTACACCTTAACCGCGACCGGCCCCGGCGGAACCAAGACCGCCACGGCGACCGTATCGATCCTCGTGCCCACTGTTTCCTTCGGCGCCAATCCGACTTCGATTCTGGCGGGAGGCTTCTCGACGCTGAGCTGGTCGGTGACCTATGCGACCTCAGTCAGCATCGATAACGGAATTGGCGCGGTGGACAGTTCCGGAAGCAAGACGGTATCGCCGACGGTGACGACGACTTATACGCTCACCGCGACCGGTGACGGGGGGACGGCGACCGGGAAGGCGACCGTAACCGTAGTGCCAGCCACCATCGTGAAAGGAAACGCCGCCAAAGGGTGGCAAAGGCTGGGCACCGCGGTGAAGGCTACCGTCAACACGTTCGAGGATTCGTTGGTAGTTGCTTGCGTGATGATGAATAGCAAGACACCCAACTCGACGGTCACCGGGCTCTCGCCGAACCTCGGGTGGAAACGCGTCGGCGGCCCGGCGCTCATGGCAGCCAACGGCGCACTGGAGCTATGGGCCGGCTATACCGCCAGCGCGCTGACAAACCAGCCGATCACGGCGCGCCTGTCGTCTGCCGGCAATGCCGCCGATGGGGCGATGGTGGTGCAGTCGTACCGGCGCACGGCTTCCAATCCCGCTCATCCGCTGGCTGGTATCACAAACGTAGTGTCGAAGGTATCACCCAACAGCACCAGCTCGTCGGTCACGCTGCCCTCCAGCGGCCACAGCAACTCCCTGCCGATCGGCTGCGGGGGAATCGACGGCGAAGAAACGCCCTCGTTTACGGCCGGCTCCGGGTACACATTTGACGCGACGACCAACGACACGTACTGGGTCTCCGGCGGGATTGAGACCGCTAACGCGCTGCGGGGCGCCCCTTCGGACATGATCGTTTCCTTCACCTATCCATCCGGCGGCCGGAACGGCTACATCATCGGGGCGGAACTGATTGACGCCTCATACGCGACCGACGTGGGCCTGGTGCCGCCGACGGTGACATTCACCGCCACTCCGGCACGGATCGCGCCCGGCGAGACGGCAACCCTGACCTGGTCGACCATGGATGCGACCGCGGTGAGCATCGATCATGCGATCGGCGCCGTCGAGCGCGCGGGCTCGCTCGGGGTGACGCCGACGATCAGTACCACCTATACGATGACCGCCACCGGCGCGGGCGGCAGCATCGGCGTTCCGCTCGCCGTAGTCGTCACCAACCCGACGCCTGCAGCGGCGGCGTGCACCGATAACAGCTTCACCTTCGTTTCCTACTCGGACAACTATTCGGGCCTGGATTATGGGCTGACTCGCATCTTCAGTGAGATGCGCAGCTACGATCCGAATGTCCGGCTCCTGGCCACCAACGGAGACACGGATCCATTCCAGCGCGTCCGTGGCGACATCGACACGGGCTTGAACTCGCGCGTCAATTGCGGCGCAACGGTGTATCCGTGGTTCCCGGTCCCCGGCAACCACGATATTGAGGTCCAGGCGCAAATGGATTGGTGGGCGGCGAACTGGGCGACGAACTGGACGACGGACGCCGCCAGCTCGGCGATCGCGAAGCAACTGCCGGGCCTGACCAATTTCCGGCGCGGCCCGCTGCAAACGCTCAAATCCACCGGCGCGCTGTTCACGGTTGATCCCGGCACGACGTACTCTTTCGATTACAAGGGCGCGCACTTCGTGTTCCTCAACGACTACGAGTTCAACGACGCGAGCATGGATACGAATGCCGGGGTGTGGGACGTGAACGGAGCGGCAACCTCCAACCCGGCAAATTCGCAGCTCGATTGGCTGGAGGAAGACCTGACGCTCAACACGCAGCCGCTCACGTTCGTCTTCAGCCACGTCGGTCTGATGGCGCCGCCGTACCTGGGCCCGGAGATACCGGTGGTCTGGAGCGAACACAACAGCGCCTTCCACACTGTCGAGCTGGCGTCAGTGCTGTCGCAGCACAACGTCACGGCAATCTTCCGCGGCCACGATCACGTGGCCTCGCGGGAGTTGATCGACGGCAACGAGGTCGTCGTCTACCGGCGCGACTTCCCGGATACCGCCAACGACCCGGCCAGACCGTACGGCGATCCTGCGGCGTGGCAGCCGCTGCAGGTCCCGGGGCGCGTCTGGCAGATCGACGACGGAAGCGTGTACAACGAAATGGGAAGTTACGTGATTACGCAGATCACGCCGACGGGAGTGACCTTCTCGATCTACTACTGGACTTCCTCGACTACACCGACATTCTTGTGGGACACGTGGACGGTGCCGCTGCCACAGTGA